The following coding sequences lie in one Arachis stenosperma cultivar V10309 chromosome 5, arast.V10309.gnm1.PFL2, whole genome shotgun sequence genomic window:
- the LOC130979384 gene encoding uncharacterized protein LOC130979384 isoform X2 produces MAESRYDSDSGTLLETLRRRGWCLQENDQLKATVMIQRALAHDTSMVVDSVESELLNADLRSIGAKSLPEPSVLRSSPSSYLHGPKVLQISSVRDISKSSVDDVTRNSGSRRLLRLCLTDGHFEIIGIEYSHIPSIPDNVAPGTKICLENKVAVHNGIACLNPKVLTVLGGVVQSLYEEWQMNQKYSGFSRSSLRHLEDHDAGGPPPFVKLQVGSSSDYKSSSSKPTAVVAEAKMKATDSHRGHTQKADISSDVNLKPKLPSEKAVDKPSTSEPRPREAVEPVPVQNQAAAQKLLQKLNQENCRFKGRKHRGKGKEEDPVVYTLEEYETRKAQAKPLKKDEVSDISRDGQLARQLQNQFNLEDCSVQGDPHEAEVQDIRMSMFTYERDYGGSHQTSHGGRGRGRGRGRGRGRGRGRGRGRGRYG; encoded by the exons ATGGCAGAGAGTCGTTATGATTCGGATTCGGGAACATTGCTGGAAACCCTAAGAAGAAGGGGTTGGTGCCTGCAAGAAAATGATCAATTGAAGGCCACCGTCATGATTCAACGGGCGCTGGCCCATGACACTTCAATGGTCGTCGATTCCGTCGAGTCGGAGCTCCTTAATGCCGACCTTAGATCCATCGGAGCTAAGTCCTTGCCCGAACCTTCTGTTCTTCGTAGCTCTCCTTCTTCATATCTTCATGGTCCCAAAGTCCTTCAG ATATCTTCAGTGAGGGACATTTCTAAGAGCAGTGTGGATGACGTAACAAGAAATTCTGGTAGCCGGAGACTTCTTAGGTTGTGTCTCACTGATGGGCACTTCGAGATAATTGGTATTGAATATTCTCACATCCCGTCTATACCTGACAATGTGGCTCCTGGTACTAAG ATCTGTTTGGAAAACAAAGTTGCAGTTCATAATGGTATAGCTTGCTTAAATCCTAAAGTATTGACTGTTTTAGGAGGCGTTGTGCAATCACTCTATGAAGAGTGGCAGATGAACCAAAAATATTCAGGATTTTCCCGATCATCTCTCAGACATCTAGAGGATCATGACGCAGGTGGACCTCCTCCATTTGTGAAGCTGCAGGTTGGATCTTCCTCAG ATTATAAGTCTAGTAGTAGTAAGCCCACTGCTGTGGTTGCTGAAGCTAAGATGAAGGCAACTGATTCACACCGAGGCCATACTCAGAAAGCAGATATCTCCTCCGATGTAAATTTAAAACCCAAATTGCCCTCAGAAAAAGCTGTGGACAAGCCTAGTACTTCAGAACCAAGACCCAGAGAAG CTGTGGAACCTGTTCCTGTGCAAAATCAAGCTGCTGCCCAAAAATTACTTCAGAAACTAAATCAGGAAAACTGCCGTTTTAAGGGTCGGAAACATAGAGGGAAAGGGAAAGAAGAAGATCCGGTTGTATATACTCTTgaagaatatgaaactagaaaAGCCCAGGCAAAGCCATTGAAGAAAGACGAGGTGTCGGACATTAGTCGTGATGGCCAGCTTGCTAGGCAGCTTCAGAATCAATTTAACCTTGAAGATTGTTCG GTACAAGGGGATCCCCATGAAGCTGAGGTGCAAGACATTAGAATGAGCATGTTCACATATGAAAGGGATTATGGTGGCAGCCATCAAACATCACATGGAggaaggggaaggggaaggggaaggggTAGGGGTAGGGGTAGGGGTAGGGGAAGAGGAAGAGGTAGGGGAAGATATGGTTAG
- the LOC130979384 gene encoding uncharacterized protein LOC130979384 isoform X1, with the protein MAESRYDSDSGTLLETLRRRGWCLQENDQLKATVMIQRALAHDTSMVVDSVESELLNADLRSIGAKSLPEPSVLRSSPSSYLHGPKVLQISSVRDISKSSVDDVTRNSGSRRLLRLCLTDGHFEIIGIEYSHIPSIPDNVAPGTKICLENKVAVHNGIACLNPKVLTVLGGVVQSLYEEWQMNQKYSGFSRSSLRHLEDHDAGGPPPFVKLQVGSSSGYADYKSSSSKPTAVVAEAKMKATDSHRGHTQKADISSDVNLKPKLPSEKAVDKPSTSEPRPREAVEPVPVQNQAAAQKLLQKLNQENCRFKGRKHRGKGKEEDPVVYTLEEYETRKAQAKPLKKDEVSDISRDGQLARQLQNQFNLEDCSVQGDPHEAEVQDIRMSMFTYERDYGGSHQTSHGGRGRGRGRGRGRGRGRGRGRGRGRYG; encoded by the exons ATGGCAGAGAGTCGTTATGATTCGGATTCGGGAACATTGCTGGAAACCCTAAGAAGAAGGGGTTGGTGCCTGCAAGAAAATGATCAATTGAAGGCCACCGTCATGATTCAACGGGCGCTGGCCCATGACACTTCAATGGTCGTCGATTCCGTCGAGTCGGAGCTCCTTAATGCCGACCTTAGATCCATCGGAGCTAAGTCCTTGCCCGAACCTTCTGTTCTTCGTAGCTCTCCTTCTTCATATCTTCATGGTCCCAAAGTCCTTCAG ATATCTTCAGTGAGGGACATTTCTAAGAGCAGTGTGGATGACGTAACAAGAAATTCTGGTAGCCGGAGACTTCTTAGGTTGTGTCTCACTGATGGGCACTTCGAGATAATTGGTATTGAATATTCTCACATCCCGTCTATACCTGACAATGTGGCTCCTGGTACTAAG ATCTGTTTGGAAAACAAAGTTGCAGTTCATAATGGTATAGCTTGCTTAAATCCTAAAGTATTGACTGTTTTAGGAGGCGTTGTGCAATCACTCTATGAAGAGTGGCAGATGAACCAAAAATATTCAGGATTTTCCCGATCATCTCTCAGACATCTAGAGGATCATGACGCAGGTGGACCTCCTCCATTTGTGAAGCTGCAGGTTGGATCTTCCTCAG GCTATGCAGATTATAAGTCTAGTAGTAGTAAGCCCACTGCTGTGGTTGCTGAAGCTAAGATGAAGGCAACTGATTCACACCGAGGCCATACTCAGAAAGCAGATATCTCCTCCGATGTAAATTTAAAACCCAAATTGCCCTCAGAAAAAGCTGTGGACAAGCCTAGTACTTCAGAACCAAGACCCAGAGAAG CTGTGGAACCTGTTCCTGTGCAAAATCAAGCTGCTGCCCAAAAATTACTTCAGAAACTAAATCAGGAAAACTGCCGTTTTAAGGGTCGGAAACATAGAGGGAAAGGGAAAGAAGAAGATCCGGTTGTATATACTCTTgaagaatatgaaactagaaaAGCCCAGGCAAAGCCATTGAAGAAAGACGAGGTGTCGGACATTAGTCGTGATGGCCAGCTTGCTAGGCAGCTTCAGAATCAATTTAACCTTGAAGATTGTTCG GTACAAGGGGATCCCCATGAAGCTGAGGTGCAAGACATTAGAATGAGCATGTTCACATATGAAAGGGATTATGGTGGCAGCCATCAAACATCACATGGAggaaggggaaggggaaggggaaggggTAGGGGTAGGGGTAGGGGTAGGGGAAGAGGAAGAGGTAGGGGAAGATATGGTTAG